A genomic segment from Haloarchaeobius salinus encodes:
- a CDS encoding urease accessory protein UreD yields the protein MATDRPVDGIAPPHPAFESYAAEPVPQAAVGAPGKEGVLELRFAPTAAGTRLVHDYARVPFHVSGTLGHDPHPDAETVFVQSPTGGIAQGDRLDVTVEVEGDAVAHVSTGAATKVQSMSCNYAAAETRLEVGTGGHLDYVPEPTIVNADARYCNELSLTLEDGATAVVGDVVVPGRLARGERFAFERYLSRLTVTGPDGLLVTDTTHLAPGERDPTVAGVLDEFEVYGTLYVLAPNRDTAAMSDAIHAAVDDGEACAGAAELPNGAGVSVRALAGRSETVQAALHLAWDRARRTLLDAPAPAGRKY from the coding sequence ATGGCCACCGACCGGCCGGTCGACGGCATCGCACCACCACATCCCGCGTTCGAGTCATACGCGGCGGAGCCGGTACCGCAGGCGGCCGTCGGCGCACCGGGGAAAGAGGGCGTGCTGGAGCTTCGGTTCGCGCCGACAGCGGCGGGCACCCGGCTCGTCCACGACTACGCACGGGTGCCGTTCCACGTCTCCGGCACGCTCGGTCACGACCCCCACCCGGACGCCGAGACGGTGTTCGTCCAGTCGCCCACCGGGGGCATCGCACAGGGCGACCGCCTCGACGTGACGGTCGAGGTCGAGGGCGACGCCGTCGCGCACGTCTCCACCGGGGCCGCGACCAAGGTCCAGTCGATGAGCTGCAACTACGCCGCCGCCGAGACGCGTCTCGAGGTCGGCACCGGCGGCCATCTTGACTACGTGCCGGAACCGACGATCGTCAACGCCGACGCCCGGTACTGCAACGAGCTGTCGCTGACGCTCGAAGACGGAGCGACCGCCGTCGTCGGCGACGTGGTGGTGCCGGGCAGACTCGCACGTGGCGAGCGGTTCGCGTTCGAGCGGTACCTCTCCAGGCTCACCGTGACCGGACCGGACGGCCTGCTGGTCACCGACACGACCCACCTCGCACCCGGGGAGCGCGACCCGACCGTCGCCGGCGTCCTCGACGAGTTCGAGGTGTACGGCACCCTGTACGTCCTCGCTCCGAACCGGGACACGGCCGCCATGAGCGACGCCATCCACGCGGCCGTCGACGACGGGGAGGCGTGTGCCGGTGCCGCTGAACTCCCGAACGGTGCGGGCGTCTCCGTGCGGGCACTGGCGGGCCGCAGCGAGACCGTCCAGGCGGCTCTCCATCTGGCCTGGGACCGGGCACGGCGGACGCTGCTGGACGCACCGGCACCGGCCGGGAGGAAGTACTGA
- the ureG gene encoding urease accessory protein UreG has protein sequence MSLTHRDVATVGVGGPVGSGKTSLLTELVPRLRAQDLDLGVIANDILTQEDADRLRERFDGIVPADLVAGVETGACPHTGIREDPSMNLQQIDAFLAASPELDVVLIESGGDNLAATFNPELADYSLYVISVAEGDDIPRKRGPGVVDCDLLVVNKTDLAPHVGADLDVMRRDARDVRDGPVVFTDCKRKEGIDEVLRHVREGVLFA, from the coding sequence GTGAGTCTCACCCACCGCGACGTGGCGACGGTCGGAGTCGGTGGCCCGGTTGGCTCCGGCAAGACCTCGCTGCTGACCGAACTCGTGCCCCGCCTCAGGGCGCAGGACCTCGACCTGGGCGTCATCGCGAACGACATCCTCACGCAGGAGGATGCGGACAGACTCCGTGAACGGTTCGACGGCATCGTGCCCGCGGACCTCGTGGCGGGCGTCGAGACCGGTGCCTGCCCGCACACCGGAATCAGGGAGGACCCGTCGATGAACCTCCAGCAGATCGATGCGTTCCTCGCGGCGTCCCCCGAGCTTGACGTCGTGCTCATCGAGAGCGGGGGCGACAACCTCGCGGCCACGTTCAACCCCGAGCTCGCGGACTACTCGCTGTACGTCATCAGCGTCGCCGAGGGTGACGACATCCCGCGGAAACGCGGCCCCGGCGTCGTCGACTGCGATCTGCTCGTCGTCAACAAGACGGACCTCGCACCGCACGTGGGAGCAGACCTCGACGTGATGCGGCGGGACGCGCGGGACGTCCGCGACGGCCCGGTCGTCTTCACCGACTGCAAGCGCAAGGAGGGCATCGACGAGGTGCTGCGCCACGTCAGGGAGGGGGTGCTGTTCGCCTGA
- a CDS encoding urease subunit gamma, with amino-acid sequence MKLTAKEQERLTLFTAAEVARRRKERGVVLNHPEAVAYISDWCIERARDGQSVAEIRSGASQLLGRDDVMEGVPEMIGMIQVEPVFPDGTKLVTVHDPIRSDSVGTADTADDGGEGPESPDEVSEE; translated from the coding sequence ATGAAACTCACAGCCAAAGAACAGGAACGGCTCACGCTGTTCACGGCAGCAGAGGTCGCACGCCGTCGCAAGGAACGGGGCGTCGTGCTGAACCACCCGGAGGCGGTCGCCTACATCAGTGACTGGTGCATAGAGCGGGCCCGTGACGGCCAGTCCGTCGCCGAGATCCGCTCCGGCGCGTCGCAGTTGCTCGGTCGCGACGACGTGATGGAGGGCGTTCCAGAGATGATCGGCATGATACAGGTCGAGCCGGTGTTCCCCGACGGCACGAAGCTCGTGACGGTCCACGACCCGATCCGGTCCGACAGCGTTGGGACGGCAGACACCGCTGACGACGGAGGCGAGGGGCCCGAATCACCCGACGAGGTGAGCGAGGAGTGA
- the ureC gene encoding urease subunit alpha: MSRELDREAYADLYGPTTGDRVRLGDTELFAEVERDLRTHGDEAVFGGGKTLRDGLGMAPGVTQAEGAMDWVLTNATVIDPVLGIVAADIGIRNGEIAGIGKAGNPDTMDGVDMVVGPSTDVYPAEGKIATAGALDIHVHWNSAQLHEHALSSGITTMLGGGYGGGATTCTTGPENVKYHLQAAEAWPVNVGFYAKGNASDPAPLREQVEAGACALKLHEDWGSMPEAIDTALSVAEDEDVQVCMHTDTLNEAGFVDNTFAAVDGRTMHLFHIEGAGGGHAPDIMEMVGEPNMLPSSTNPSMPYTDNTFDEHLDMVMVCHHLNPDVPEDVAFAESRVRAETIAAEDVLHDLGAISMMTSDSQAMGRMAEVVSRTWQTASKMKAQRGPLPEDDGTDADNHRIKRYVAKYTVNPAIAAGIDGYVGTLEPGKLADVVLWDPAFFGIKPAMTFKGGFPVHSEMGEANGSLMTCEPILQRERAGAVGKAKQSLSLAFVSPAAAEAGIGETYGLDKRVVPVEGTRTPGKGDMLYNDYCPDDIEVDPETFEVRVDDEHVTCEPASELPLAQRYLL; encoded by the coding sequence ATGAGCCGGGAACTGGACCGCGAGGCGTACGCGGACCTCTACGGGCCGACCACCGGCGACCGGGTCAGGCTCGGGGACACCGAACTGTTCGCCGAGGTCGAACGCGACCTGCGCACACACGGCGACGAGGCCGTCTTCGGCGGGGGGAAGACCCTCCGCGACGGGCTCGGCATGGCTCCAGGTGTGACGCAGGCCGAGGGCGCGATGGACTGGGTGCTGACCAACGCGACGGTCATCGACCCGGTCCTCGGTATCGTCGCTGCCGACATCGGCATCCGGAACGGCGAGATCGCAGGTATCGGGAAGGCCGGCAACCCGGACACGATGGACGGCGTCGACATGGTGGTCGGCCCGTCGACGGACGTCTACCCCGCGGAGGGGAAGATCGCGACCGCCGGCGCACTCGACATCCACGTCCACTGGAACTCGGCGCAGCTCCACGAGCACGCGCTCTCGTCTGGTATCACGACGATGCTCGGCGGCGGCTACGGCGGCGGCGCGACGACCTGCACGACCGGGCCGGAGAACGTCAAGTACCACCTGCAGGCCGCCGAGGCGTGGCCGGTGAACGTTGGCTTCTACGCGAAGGGCAACGCCTCGGACCCGGCACCGCTGCGAGAACAGGTCGAAGCCGGGGCCTGCGCGCTCAAGCTCCACGAGGACTGGGGGTCGATGCCCGAGGCCATCGACACGGCGCTCTCGGTCGCCGAGGACGAGGACGTCCAGGTCTGCATGCACACCGACACGCTGAACGAGGCGGGGTTCGTCGACAACACGTTCGCCGCCGTCGACGGGCGGACGATGCACCTGTTCCACATCGAGGGAGCGGGCGGCGGGCACGCACCGGACATCATGGAGATGGTCGGCGAGCCGAACATGCTCCCGTCGTCGACGAACCCCTCGATGCCGTACACGGACAACACGTTCGACGAGCATCTGGACATGGTGATGGTCTGCCACCACCTGAACCCGGACGTCCCGGAGGACGTGGCGTTCGCGGAGTCCCGGGTCCGGGCCGAGACCATCGCCGCCGAGGACGTGCTGCACGACCTGGGGGCGATCTCGATGATGACCTCCGACTCCCAGGCGATGGGCCGCATGGCGGAGGTGGTGTCCCGCACCTGGCAGACCGCCTCGAAGATGAAGGCCCAGCGTGGCCCACTCCCGGAGGACGACGGTACCGACGCCGACAACCACCGCATCAAACGGTACGTCGCCAAGTACACCGTCAACCCCGCCATCGCGGCCGGCATCGACGGGTACGTCGGGACGCTGGAGCCCGGCAAGCTCGCGGACGTGGTGCTCTGGGACCCCGCGTTCTTCGGCATCAAGCCCGCGATGACGTTCAAGGGGGGGTTCCCGGTCCACTCGGAGATGGGCGAGGCGAACGGCTCGCTGATGACCTGCGAGCCCATCCTGCAGCGCGAGCGCGCCGGGGCGGTCGGCAAGGCGAAGCAGTCGCTCTCGCTCGCGTTCGTCTCTCCGGCAGCCGCCGAAGCCGGCATCGGGGAGACGTACGGCCTCGACAAGCGGGTGGTCCCGGTCGAGGGGACCCGCACCCCCGGCAAGGGCGACATGCTGTACAACGACTACTGTCCCGACGACATCGAGGTCGACCCGGAGACGTTCGAGGTCCGCGTCGACGACGAACACGTCACCTGCGAACCGGCGTCCGAACTCCCGCTCGCACAGCGCTACCTGCTATGA
- a CDS encoding urease subunit beta — MTDRVIPGEVRTGEGTVTLNEGRETAEVTVANTGDRPVQVGSHFHFFEANAALSFDREAALGMRLNVPAGTAVRFEPGDRETVELVALGGKRRAHGMNGLVNGSVDGDPGPVLERAREAGFLSDPDAASDGTSNGIDADGGGSAE; from the coding sequence ATGACCGACCGCGTGATACCCGGCGAGGTCAGGACCGGGGAGGGTACGGTGACGCTGAACGAGGGCAGAGAGACCGCGGAGGTGACGGTCGCCAACACCGGTGACAGGCCGGTGCAGGTCGGCTCGCACTTCCACTTCTTCGAGGCCAACGCCGCGCTCTCGTTCGACCGCGAGGCGGCACTGGGGATGCGCCTGAACGTGCCGGCGGGGACCGCCGTGCGTTTCGAACCCGGCGACCGCGAGACCGTCGAGCTGGTCGCCCTCGGTGGAAAGCGGCGGGCGCACGGCATGAACGGACTCGTGAACGGCAGCGTCGATGGGGACCCGGGGCCGGTTCTCGAGCGGGCACGCGAGGCGGGCTTCCTGTCGGACCCAGACGCAGCTTCGGACGGGACATCGAACGGCATCGACGCCGACGGTGGAGGGTCGGCCGAATGA
- a CDS encoding MBL fold metallo-hydrolase, whose product MHRIQLDNREFEGANAVYLLGTETDGPTTLVDTATAQPTVRAELGAELDAVGVSLADVDQVLLTHFHGDHAGGAGAVQAAGDAVVRVHNADAALVERDSTALSAFDDRHSALFDHWGMPEPAAAKLHESLADDALWSDEDASVEPFDDGDRFAVGDREVEVWHLPGHTVGQSGFVLDDGDERALFSGDALLPKYTPNVGGADVRDEDALQHYLDALVRIVDGGFDVAYPGHRQPLEEPAERARHILAHHRERTDRVVDVLRTHGPADAWTVSAHLFGDLEGIHILHGPGEAYAHLEHLRTAGHVAVTDGAYELLDERPDVAALFPTLE is encoded by the coding sequence GTGCACAGGATCCAGCTGGACAACAGGGAGTTCGAAGGGGCGAACGCGGTGTACCTGCTCGGCACCGAGACCGACGGGCCGACGACGCTGGTCGACACCGCGACCGCACAGCCGACCGTACGGGCCGAACTCGGTGCCGAACTCGACGCAGTCGGGGTTTCGCTCGCGGACGTCGACCAGGTGCTGCTCACGCACTTCCACGGCGACCACGCCGGCGGTGCAGGGGCGGTGCAGGCGGCCGGCGACGCCGTGGTCCGCGTCCACAATGCGGACGCCGCTCTCGTCGAGCGCGATTCGACCGCGTTGTCCGCCTTCGATGACCGACATTCGGCGCTGTTCGACCACTGGGGGATGCCCGAACCGGCGGCCGCGAAGCTCCACGAGAGCCTCGCCGACGACGCCCTCTGGTCGGACGAGGACGCATCGGTCGAGCCGTTCGACGACGGTGACCGGTTCGCAGTCGGCGACCGAGAGGTCGAGGTCTGGCACCTCCCGGGCCACACAGTCGGGCAGTCCGGGTTCGTGCTGGACGACGGCGACGAGCGAGCCCTGTTCAGCGGTGACGCACTGCTCCCGAAGTACACCCCGAACGTCGGCGGGGCGGACGTCAGGGACGAGGACGCACTGCAGCACTACCTCGACGCACTCGTCCGTATCGTCGACGGTGGGTTCGACGTCGCCTATCCCGGGCATCGCCAGCCCCTCGAGGAGCCGGCGGAACGGGCGCGCCACATCCTTGCCCACCACCGCGAGCGGACCGACCGCGTCGTCGACGTCCTTCGGACCCACGGACCCGCCGACGCGTGGACCGTGAGCGCCCACCTGTTCGGCGACCTCGAGGGCATCCACATCCTCCACGGCCCCGGCGAGGCGTACGCCCACCTCGAGCACCTTCGGACCGCCGGTCACGTCGCGGTCACGGACGGCGCGTACGAACTCCTCGACGAGCGGCCGGACGTTGCGGCACTGTTCCCGACGCTCGAGTGA
- a CDS encoding DUF4097 family beta strand repeat-containing protein: MNRRSFLGAGALAFATGVAGCTTFEMRTSEATMESIPADGIERIRISNAVGDVSVTGADIDHIEYRAEKRLRGGENDFERLTITAARSDDLWELTGGYSGSGSVFEDRGSITLDVRMPRDLVVEAVDVDVGRVTLRDTTGDSVVHVGVGNIEARRVDGFLDLSTQTGDIEVTDIAGLDHASTDIGDVRVEVRRLRRDVDVTADIGEVEVSILGDLDLDLDLRGSSVRSDIVLGDEIREDDHITGRLNAGGHRLRVRTDLGEAGIRTL; the protein is encoded by the coding sequence ATGAACAGACGTAGCTTCCTCGGAGCCGGGGCGCTGGCGTTCGCGACGGGGGTCGCCGGCTGCACGACGTTCGAAATGCGAACCAGCGAGGCGACGATGGAGTCGATTCCAGCGGACGGCATCGAGCGGATCCGTATCAGCAACGCGGTCGGCGACGTGAGCGTCACCGGGGCGGACATCGACCACATCGAGTACCGCGCGGAGAAGCGCCTGCGCGGTGGCGAGAACGACTTCGAGCGACTCACCATCACGGCGGCCCGGTCCGACGACCTGTGGGAACTGACCGGCGGCTACAGCGGCTCCGGGTCCGTGTTCGAGGACCGCGGGAGCATCACCCTCGACGTCAGGATGCCCCGCGACCTCGTCGTCGAGGCGGTCGACGTGGATGTCGGTCGTGTGACGCTCCGTGATACGACGGGCGACAGCGTCGTCCACGTCGGTGTCGGCAACATCGAAGCTCGACGCGTCGACGGGTTCCTCGACCTCTCGACCCAGACCGGAGACATCGAGGTGACGGACATCGCCGGGCTCGACCACGCGAGCACCGACATCGGCGACGTGCGGGTCGAGGTCCGTCGGCTCCGCAGGGACGTCGACGTGACGGCCGACATCGGTGAAGTCGAGGTGAGCATCCTTGGCGACCTGGATCTGGACCTCGACCTACGCGGGAGTTCTGTGAGGAGCGACATCGTCCTCGGCGACGAGATCCGCGAGGACGACCACATCACGGGGCGCTTGAACGCCGGTGGGCACCGCCTGCGGGTCCGGACGGACCTCGGGGAGGCGGGGATTCGAACGCTCTGA
- a CDS encoding winged helix-turn-helix transcriptional regulator, translating to MTDETGDSTATEELEVWCAGEDWCPVTTTASLIGRKWHPVIVHRLLEHGPSGFNELQDDVDGISSKVLSDSLENLEEKGLVDREIVSEKPFRVQYSLTEHGASLEPVIVSMRDWGLEHLTEPTE from the coding sequence ATGACCGACGAGACAGGTGACTCGACCGCCACCGAGGAACTCGAGGTCTGGTGTGCCGGCGAGGACTGGTGTCCGGTGACCACGACCGCCTCGCTGATCGGACGGAAGTGGCACCCGGTCATCGTCCACCGGCTCCTCGAACACGGGCCGAGCGGGTTCAACGAGCTCCAGGACGATGTCGACGGGATCTCCTCGAAGGTGCTCTCCGACAGCCTCGAGAACCTCGAGGAGAAGGGACTGGTGGACCGGGAGATCGTCAGCGAGAAACCGTTCCGGGTCCAGTACTCGCTGACCGAACACGGCGCGTCGTTGGAGCCGGTGATCGTCTCGATGCGGGACTGGGGACTCGAACACCTGACCGAACCGACGGAGTGA
- a CDS encoding FAD-dependent oxidoreductase, whose product MSDPFVIVGGDAAGLSAASKHRRENPGREVIVFEKGRWVSYAQCGMPYYVKGEVESLMDMLSLTPEKAAERGIDLRREHEVVGVDTDASTVTVDGPDGRFEQPYGELLVATGARAVSDPIEGARLDGAFTIHGMDSAAAVRAFLTDPENPEFAEPDVPYVDTELVERFLSREPPETAAIVGGGYVGVEMAEAFAAHELDVHLFQRPDRLLEPFGEAVGDEVAGTLRENGVNLHLGEEVDRLESDGDGAVGTVCSSAGTVDADLVVVGIGIRPNSELVANTPVDLGESGAIATDRYGETSVDGVYAAGDCAEMRHTVTGSPAWVPLGLTANRAGRAVGQTVAGDPTPVGAIAGTAVVKAFDMECGRTGLVTHERAREAGFVPVSETVTAGSRSGYYPGGSETTVTLTADRGTGKLLGGTIAGKDRAAIRIDIVATALENGMTVDELERTDLAYAPPFSPVWDPVLVAAKVLNGTLED is encoded by the coding sequence ATGTCCGACCCGTTCGTGATCGTTGGCGGCGACGCGGCAGGACTGAGTGCGGCCAGCAAACACAGGCGAGAGAACCCCGGCAGGGAGGTCATCGTCTTCGAGAAGGGGCGTTGGGTCTCCTACGCACAGTGCGGCATGCCGTACTACGTGAAGGGTGAAGTCGAGTCGCTGATGGACATGTTGTCGTTGACCCCGGAGAAGGCGGCCGAGCGGGGCATCGACCTCCGGCGGGAACACGAGGTCGTCGGCGTGGACACCGACGCGAGCACCGTCACCGTCGATGGTCCAGACGGGCGGTTCGAACAACCATACGGTGAGCTGCTGGTCGCGACCGGTGCGCGTGCCGTCTCCGACCCCATCGAGGGTGCCCGACTCGACGGTGCGTTCACCATCCACGGCATGGACAGCGCGGCGGCGGTCCGGGCCTTCCTCACCGACCCCGAGAACCCCGAGTTCGCGGAGCCGGACGTCCCGTACGTCGACACGGAGCTCGTGGAACGGTTCCTGTCGAGGGAGCCCCCGGAGACGGCCGCAATCGTCGGTGGCGGCTACGTCGGCGTGGAGATGGCGGAGGCGTTCGCCGCACACGAACTCGACGTCCACCTGTTCCAGCGACCGGACAGGCTCCTGGAACCGTTCGGGGAAGCCGTCGGGGACGAGGTGGCCGGGACGCTCCGGGAGAACGGAGTGAACCTGCATCTCGGCGAGGAGGTCGACCGGCTCGAATCCGACGGCGATGGGGCTGTCGGTACGGTCTGTTCGTCCGCGGGGACGGTCGACGCCGACCTGGTGGTCGTCGGCATCGGTATCCGTCCGAACAGTGAGCTCGTAGCCAACACGCCGGTGGACCTCGGGGAGTCAGGGGCCATCGCGACCGACAGGTACGGCGAGACCAGCGTCGATGGGGTGTACGCGGCGGGTGACTGTGCGGAGATGCGCCACACGGTCACGGGCAGTCCGGCGTGGGTGCCGCTCGGGCTGACGGCGAACCGGGCGGGGCGGGCGGTCGGCCAGACCGTCGCAGGCGACCCGACCCCGGTCGGGGCGATCGCGGGGACGGCGGTCGTGAAGGCCTTCGATATGGAGTGTGGCCGAACCGGCCTTGTCACCCACGAGCGCGCTCGAGAGGCGGGGTTCGTCCCCGTCTCGGAGACCGTGACTGCGGGTTCGCGCTCCGGCTACTACCCCGGTGGCTCCGAGACGACGGTCACCCTGACGGCCGACCGGGGGACCGGCAAGCTCCTCGGCGGGACCATCGCGGGGAAAGACCGGGCGGCGATCCGGATCGACATCGTCGCGACGGCACTGGAGAACGGGATGACCGTCGACGAGCTGGAGCGGACTGATCTCGCGTACGCACCACCGTTCAGCCCCGTCTGGGACCCCGTGCTCGTCGCGGCGAAGGTACTGAACGGAACACTCGAGGACTGA
- a CDS encoding haloacid dehalogenase type II: MSLEASRVTTVTFDSYGTLVDVTAATEALADRVPDPEPVSRLWRSRSLAYTFVANQINGYVRFYDILRDALEYALLANDVELGTAERDEILAVYHELDVFEDVPENVERLHDAGIPTYVLSNGDPAMLQSMVEHAAIDDLVVDSISADEVSTFKPDATLYRHAADRTGTPVDEILHVTAGWFDVFGAVHAGMQAAWVDRQGTPWEPFGPSPDLRVESLSAVADELVGAG, encoded by the coding sequence ATGTCGCTCGAAGCATCCCGTGTAACGACGGTCACGTTCGACTCCTACGGTACTCTCGTCGATGTGACGGCGGCAACCGAGGCACTGGCCGACAGAGTTCCGGACCCGGAGCCCGTCTCCCGTCTGTGGCGGTCGCGGTCGCTGGCGTACACGTTCGTCGCGAACCAGATCAACGGCTACGTCCGGTTCTACGACATCCTCCGGGACGCACTCGAGTACGCACTCCTCGCGAACGATGTGGAGCTCGGGACGGCCGAACGGGACGAGATCCTCGCGGTCTACCACGAACTCGACGTGTTCGAGGACGTCCCCGAGAACGTCGAACGGCTGCACGACGCCGGTATCCCGACGTACGTGCTCTCGAACGGCGACCCCGCGATGCTCCAGTCGATGGTCGAGCACGCGGCCATCGACGACCTGGTCGTCGACAGCATCAGTGCCGACGAGGTGTCGACGTTCAAACCGGACGCCACACTGTACCGACACGCCGCCGACCGGACCGGGACACCCGTCGACGAGATCCTGCACGTTACCGCCGGCTGGTTCGACGTCTTCGGGGCCGTTCACGCCGGGATGCAGGCAGCCTGGGTGGACCGGCAGGGAACACCCTGGGAACCGTTCGGACCGTCCCCGGACCTCCGGGTCGAGTCGCTGTCCGCTGTCGCGGACGAGCTCGTCGGGGCTGGGTAG
- a CDS encoding universal stress protein has product MYDTLLVPTDGSDHALRAAEHARYLAELFDATVHVVSVVDETEVTGAYDLAADDEGAETPPETNAEAAIDTVVGLMDGSVDIQREVLRGTPAEAILGYADDHGIELLAMGTHGRTGVHRYITGSVTESVVRHARSPVLTVRSVEESRVEGSYDEVLLPTDGSSEAGGAVEHGLAIAKQADARVHVVNVVDVAGLGASPEYTMPTSVLENLESGGESETEAIAERARDAGLEATATVRHGSPARELLEYATEFDIDLVAMGTAGRSGIGRFLLGSTTERLIRHADVPVVAVNSHESPSE; this is encoded by the coding sequence ATGTACGACACGCTCCTCGTTCCGACGGACGGTAGCGACCACGCTCTGCGCGCAGCGGAGCACGCCCGATATCTGGCCGAACTGTTCGACGCGACGGTTCACGTCGTCTCGGTCGTCGACGAGACGGAAGTTACCGGGGCGTACGACCTGGCCGCAGATGATGAGGGAGCCGAGACCCCACCCGAAACCAATGCGGAGGCTGCAATCGATACCGTGGTAGGACTGATGGACGGGTCGGTCGATATCCAGCGGGAGGTGCTTCGGGGGACACCGGCCGAGGCGATCCTCGGGTACGCCGACGACCACGGGATAGAGCTCCTCGCGATGGGGACGCACGGTCGGACCGGCGTCCACAGGTACATCACCGGCAGCGTGACCGAATCGGTCGTGCGCCACGCGCGATCACCGGTACTCACTGTGCGTTCGGTCGAGGAGAGCCGTGTCGAGGGCTCGTACGACGAGGTGTTGCTTCCGACCGACGGCAGCTCGGAGGCCGGCGGTGCGGTCGAACACGGACTCGCGATCGCGAAGCAGGCCGACGCTCGAGTACACGTGGTGAACGTCGTCGACGTCGCCGGCCTCGGTGCGAGTCCGGAGTACACCATGCCGACGAGCGTGCTGGAGAACCTGGAGTCCGGCGGCGAATCGGAAACCGAGGCGATCGCGGAGCGAGCGAGGGACGCAGGGCTCGAGGCGACGGCGACGGTGCGCCATGGCTCGCCGGCCAGGGAACTCCTCGAGTACGCGACGGAGTTCGACATCGACCTCGTCGCGATGGGAACCGCCGGGCGATCGGGAATCGGTCGGTTCCTCCTCGGAAGCACGACAGAACGGCTCATTCGGCACGCCGATGTCCCGGTCGTGGCGGTGAACAGCCATGAGTCCCCGAGTGAATGA